A window of Streptomyces sp. NBC_01142 genomic DNA:
GTCCTCAGGCGCCCGGGGGTACCGGAGGGGGACCGACCTGCCGGAGCGGACAGTTCGGGAGGTGTCGGATATCTCACCGCGAGGGGTGCCGGAGGTGCGGACGCCGGAGGGCTGAAGGCTCAGGGGACGCGGTGGGGGAGGCTCAGGGGCGCGCGAACGCCGGAGGGCCGGACACTCAGAGCGTGTCTGAGATCCGCCGTATCGGCTGTATGGGTGACTCGTTGAGTGGTGTGTGAGTGCTGCTGGGGATGGTTACCCGTCTGATCTGACGGATGAACAGTGGGCGTTGATTGAGCCGTTGCTGCCTGCTCCAAGGACGGGTCGCAAGGGCGGGCGGCGGGAGAAGCACCCGCGTCGGCGGATCGTGGACGCGATCTTGTACTTGGCGCGGACCGGGTGCCAGTGGCGGTATCTGCCCAAGGATTTCCCGCCCTTCCAGACGGTGTACTGGTACTTCACCTGGTGGCACGACGACGGCACCGTGGAGCGCGTCCACGACGCGCTGCGGGTCAAGGTCCGCGAGGCCGACGGCCGTTCCGCTGAGCCGTCCGCGGGCCTGGTCGACTCGCAGTCCGTGCGGGCGGCCGACACGGTGCCGAAGTCCACCAGCGGCTTCGACGCGGGCAAGAAGACCAAGGGCCGCAAACGGTTCATCGTCACCGACACCCTCGGCCTCCTCCTGGCCGTGCACGTGCTGGCCGCAAGCGTCCAGGACCGCGACGGAGCCAAGCGCTCCCTGCTGTGGACCCGCCTGGACCACCCAACCATCGAGAAGATCTGGGCCGACCAGGGCTTCGCCGGCCGACTCGTCGAGTGGTCCTCTGCCGTCTTGCACCGCACGCTGGAGATCGTCCGCAAGGACCCCGGACAGCGCGGCTTCAAGGTCCAGCCGAAGCGCTGGGCGGTGGAGCGCACGTTCGCCTGGATCACCACACGCCGCCGCCTGGCCTGCGACTACGAACGCAACCCGGCCCACTCCGAAACCATGATCCGCTGGGCCATGACCGACCTGATACTCCGCCGACTCACCCGAGGCCGACCCGCCACCCGCCAAGGACCCCGACCACTACGGAAAATCACCCCGTAACCCGATCTCAGACACGCTCTCAGGGGCGCGGCGCGGGAGGCTCAGCGGCGCGCGACGCCGGAGGGCCGGACACTCAGGGCGCGGCGCAGTGCCGTGCGGGCCCGACGCTCAGGGCGCCAGCACTTCCAGCTCCGCGAGGGCACCGACGGCGATCTGACGCGTGATCTCCTCGGCCCGGGCGGCATCGCCCCCGCGGACCGCCTCGGCCACCTGGACATGCAGGGTCACGGCCGCCGGATCGGGGTCGTCGAACATCACCTGGTGATGCGTACGGCCGGTGAGGACTTCGGCCACCACATCGCCGAGCCGGGCGAACATTTCGTTGCCTGAGGCGTTGAGCACGATCCGGTGGAAGGCGACGTCGTGCTCCAGATACTTCTCGAGCTGGTGCCCGCGGGAGGTGGCGACCATACCCAGGGCCTGCTCGGTGAGTGCGGCGCACTGCTCGGGGGTGGCGTTGCGGGCCGCCAGCCCGGCCGCGACCGGCTCGATCGCGGAGCGCAGCACGGTCAGTGAGCGCAGCTGGCGCGGGCGGTCGGAGCCGGCCAGGCGCCAGCGGATGACGCGCGGGTCGTAGACGTTCCACTCCTCGGTGGGACGTACGGTCACGCCGACCCGGCGCCGGGACTCCACCAGGTGCATCGATTCGAGGACCCGGACCACTTCGCGTACGACGGTGCGCGAGACGTCGAAGCGCTGTGCCACCTCATCGGTGCGCACCACACTGCCCGTTGGGTACTCGCCCGCGGTGATCGCGAGGCCGAGGGTGTCCAGCACATGGATATGGAGCCCCTGGCCCTCTGTGGTCATGGGGCAAGCGTACGGGGCGCCACTCGAGAACAAAAAGTATGACGTTTGAGTCTCGACGTCTTGTATACGTCGTACCTAATAGGTTTCAGTAGCGCGACGGACGGATGTCGACGAAGACAGCGAAGACAGCGAGGCACGTAATGAGCTCCCCCCACGTCGTCGTGGTGATGGGCGTGGCAGGCACCGGCAAGACCACGATCGGTCCCCTGCTCGCCGCCGCACTGGGCGTCCCGTACGCCGAGGGCGACGACTTCCACCCCCCGGCGAACATCGCCAAGATGTCGGCCGGCACCCCGCTGGACGACGCGGACCGCCGGCCGTGGCTCGATGCGATCGGGCTGTGGGCCCACGGCCGGGCGGGCCTCGGCGGGGTGGTCTCCAGCTCCGCGCTCAAGCGGAGCTATCGCGACCGGCTGCGGGCAGCCGCACCGGATGCCGTCTTCCTCCACCTCACCGGCGACCGCCCGCTCATCGAGCAGCGGATGTCGGAGCGCACCGGGCACTTCATGCCCACCGCGCTGCTGGACTCGCAGTTCGCGACGCTCCAGCCGCTGGGAGACGACGAGGCGGGCGTCGCCGTCGATGTGTCCGGCACCCCCGAAGAAATCACCGAACGAGCCGTCGCCGCGCTGCGCCGGCTCGAGAACTGAGGAATCGCCACCGTGACCAGTCTCAGCGTCGAGACGCTGGCAGCGGCCGCCACCGAAACGATCACTTCGGCCGGCAACGCGCAGTTGGGCATGGCCGTTCTCGCGGGCATAGCCGTCATCGTCCTGCTCATCACCAAGTTCAAGGTCCACGCGTTTCTGGCACTGACCATCGGCTCCCTGGCGCTCGGCGCGTTCGCGGGCGCACCGCTGGACAAGACCATCACCAGCTTCACCACCGGTCTCGGCGTGACGGTCGCGGGGGTGGGCGTACTGATCGCGCTGGGCGCGATCCTCGGCAAGCTGCTCGCCGACTCCGGCGGTGCGGACCAGATCGTCGACACCATCCTCGCCAGGGCGAGCGGCCGCGCGATGCCGTGGGCGATGGTCCTGATCGCCTCGGTGATCGGACTGCCCCTCTTCTTCGAGGTCGGCATCGTGCTGCTGATCCCGGTGGTGCTGCTCGTCGCCAAGCGCGGCAACTACTCCCTGATGCGGATCGGTATCCCGGCCCTGGCCGGTCTCTCCGTGATGCACGGTCTGATTCCGCCGCACCCCGGCCCGCTGGTGGCGATCGACGCCATCGGCGCGGACCTCGGTGTCACGCTGGCGCTGGGTGTCGTCGTCGCCATTCCGACCGTGATCATCGCGGGGCCGGTCTTCTCCCGTTACGCCGCGCGCTGGGTGGACATCCCCGCCCCCGAGCGGATGATCCCCACGCGTCCGTCGGAGGACCTCGAGCGGCGCCCCGGCTTCGGCGCCACCGTGGCCACCGTGCTGCTGCCCGTCGTACTGATGCTGGTGAAGGCACTCGTCGACGTCGTCGTGGACAACCCCGAGCACGGCCTCCAGCGCGTTACGGACGTCATCGGCTCACCGCTCATCGCGCTGCTCGCCGCCGTGATCGTCGGTATGTTCACGCTGGGCCGCGCGGCCGGGTTCACCAAGGAGCGGCTCTCCACCACCGTCGAGAAGTCCCTCGTCCCGATCGCGGGCATTCTGCTGATCGTCGGCGCGGGCGGCGGCTTCAAGCAGACGCTGATCGATGTCGGCGTGGGCCAGATGATCCTGGACTTCTCCAAGGACTGGTCGATCCCGGCACTGCTGCTGGCCTGGCTGATCGCCGTCGCCATCCGCCTCGCAACCGGATCGGCGACCGTGGCCACCATCTCGGCGGCCGGTCTGGTGGCCCCGCTGGCGGCCGGCATGTCGACCTCGGAGTCGGCACTGCTGGTGCTGGCGATCGGCGCGGGCTCCCTCTTCTTCAGCCATGTCAACGACGCCGGATTCTGGCTGGTGAAGGAGTACTTCGGGATGACCGTCGGCCAGACGATCAAGACCTGGTCGGTGATGGAGACCATCATCTCCGTCGTCGGACTCGGCTTCGTCCTGCTGCTGTCACTCGTCCTCTAGCCACAGCGGGTGCTCCCGCTTCGCCCACGGGCGCTCGACCGACCCGGTACGCATACCCCTGCGTGACTCCGGGTCGGCGAGCGCCATTCCGATGTGTCCGAAGAGCACAATGCCGACGGCCAGCGACAGCCAGTCGTGGACGAAGGTGGCGCTGGTGCGCCACACCAGCGGAGTGAGCGAGGTGAACCACATCAGCAGCCCGGTCGCGAGCATCACCAGCACCGCGCCCGCGATCCAGGCCGAGTAGACCTTCTGCCCGGCGTTGAACTTGCCCGCCGGACGCGCCTTGGGCCGGTGGTCGCGCCGCCGGACCGCACGCAGCCACGTCCGGTCGTGCGGCCCGAAGCGGTTGAGCCTGCGCAGATCGGCGCGGAAGGCGCGCGAGGCGAGGCCGAGCAGGAAGGGCACGGGCAGCAACAGCCCCGACCACTGGTGGACAGTGACCACCAGATAGCGTCGGCCGACGAGTTCGGCGATCTGCGGTACGTACAGAGCGGCGGCGGTCACCACGCACAGCAGCATCAGCGCGGCGGTGGTGCGGTGCACCCAGCGCTCGGCGCGGCTGAACCGGCGTACCCGCACGGGCCGTTCAGACGGTGGGGGTGTCGCTGCGGCCGTTGGACCGGCCGACCCAGGCGTCGACGTCATATCCCCGCTCCTCCCAGTAGCCGGGCCGGACGTCGGAGGTGACGGTGATCCCGGAGAGCCATTTCGCCGACTTGTAGAAGTACATCGGCGCCACATACAGCCGGACCGGACCGCCGTGGGAGTGGCTGAGTGGTTTGTCCTGCATCTGCAGACAGACCAGCACATCGTCGCGGCGGGCCTGCGGGAGGGTGAGGCTCTCGCTGTAGGTGCCGTCGAAGCAGGTGAAGCGGATGGCCCTGCCTTGCGCGCGTACACCCGCGGCGTCCAGCAGCAGCGACAGCTTGACCCCCGCGAACGGCGTGTCGGGGACCCGCCAGCCGGTGACGCACTGGACGTCACGGACGACGCGGGTCTGCGGCAGCTTGCGCAGCGCGTCGAGGGTGTACGTCGTCGGCCGGTCGACCAGCCCGTCGACGGTCAGCCGGTAGTTCTGACCGCTCTTGCGGGGTACGGAGGAGGCCACCGAGTAGTAGCGGAAGCCGCCGCCGTTGGGGAGCAGGCCGGACAGACCGGTCGGGTCCTTGTCGGCGGCCGCGCCGAGGAAGGATTCGAGCCCGCGCTGCAGATAGGGCGCCGTGGCGACGCCGGCCGCGCCGAGCCCCAGCATGCCGAGTACCAGGCGCCGGCCGACGGGCGAGCCCTCGGCGTCGGGGTGGTGAGTGGTCACCCTTCGATTCGAACACTCGGGAGCCTCAGAAGCCAGGAAAACCGGCCGCACGTCAGACTTCCGTCACACTCGGCGCATGGACAAGCGTGAGAACCGTGAACCGCTCAAGCCGTATCTGCTCGCACTTCCCGGACCGCTTCGGGACCGGTTGGTGGCAGCCGTACTGTCCGGGCGGAAGGTCTCGACGACGGGGCTCCTCGCGGAGTACGAGGCAGAGAAGGAGGAACTGCCGCCGGTCGGCGAGCGATCGGCGCTGATCGACTCGGACGGGCACGAGGTGGCGGTGGTGGAGCTGACGGAGGTACGGGTGCTGCCGCTCGGGGAGGTCGATCTGCAGCATGCACTGGACGAGGGCGAGGGGCATGTGTCGGTCGCGGGGTGGCGCGCGGCGCACGAGAGGTTCTGGCACAGCGAGGAGATGCGCGAGGCGCTCGGCGACCCGGAGTTCGAGGTCGACGACGAGACGCTGGTCGTGGCGGAGCGCTTCCAGGTGGTGGAGCGGTTCTAGAGGGAGCGGTTCCAGATGGTGCGGTTCCAGGTGCCCAGGGGTTCTTTCCCCCACCCGCCTCAGGAACCTTGCTCGACCAGACAGGCTCGTTGTGAGCGGATGGCTTCTCAGGTCAGATTCAGCCCTCCGTCGAGCACGATGACCTCGCCGGTGAGATAGGTGCCGGCGATCAGCGCCGCCACCAGGTCGGCCACGTCGGCGGGCTGGGCCGGGCGGCGCATCGGCGCGCGGTCCCGCCACAGCTCGTGCGCCTGCGCCCAGTCCTTCGTCATCGGCGTGTCCACCAGCCCCGGCGCGACCGCGTTGACACGCACCTCGGGCCCGAGCGCAGCCGCGAGCAGCCGGGTCACGTGATTCAGCGCGGCCTTGCTCGCCGCGTACGGCACCGACGAGCCCTTGGGACGCACCCCGGCATGACTGGTGACGTTCACGATGCTGCCGCCCCCGGGGGATTGGCGCAGCGCCGGAAGTGCAGCCGTGCACAGCACCCATGGCGCGATCAGGTTGACCTCCAGCAGTTGCCGCCAGTCCGCCGGTGTCGCCGCGGCCAGGTCGTCATGCGGGATCGGCCGGCTGATGCCCGCGTTGTTCACCAGCACGTCCAGCCGCCCGTACCGGCCGAGCGCCGCCTCGACCAGCCCCCGGGCCTCCTCCTCCACCGCCAGATCCGCCCGCACGTACGCCCCGCCGAGCTCCGCCGCCAGCGCCTCCCCGGCCTCCGCACTGCGCCGCGAGTGCACGACGACCCGCATCCCGTCCGCCGCCAGCCTCCGCGCGACGGCCTCCCCGATCCCCGACGTGGACCCGCTGACCAGGGCGACGGGCCGATCCGCTTGTTCCATCCTCATGCCCGCGGATCCTGCCACGGCTTCAGCAGACCGAGCACCACCGAAGGCGCCGGCCACCTCCACCAGCGACGCGAGCGGATGAACCGCTCCATCTCTCCCGCCGCCGACCGGAGTTCGTACCCACCCATTCCGAGGCCCGAGGTCGAGAACAGCTCAGGACGAAGAAGACCTGCTCAGTCGATGACCGCGGTGGCTTCGATCTCCACCAGATGGTCGGGTACGTCCAGTGCCGCAACGCCCAGCAGCGTGGCCGGCGGGACCGGGGTCACGCCGAGCTTCGCGGTTGCCCGGGCGATCCCTTCCATGAGCCGGGGCATCTTGTCGGGGGTCCAGTCGACGACGTAGACGGTCAGTTTCGCCACGTCGTCGAAGGAACCACCGGCCTCGGCCAGGGCGATGCCGATGTTGAGATAGCACTGCTCGACCTGAGCGGCGAGGTCGCCTTCGCCGACCGTGACACCGTCGACGTCCCAGGCGACCTGCCCGGCGATGAAGACCAGCTTCGACCCGGTCGCGATCGACACCTGCCGGTAGGCGTCGATTTCCGGCAATCCGTTGGGGTTTACCAGAGTGATGGCCATGCTGCCTGCCTCCTTGTCATGAGAGCGCGTGGGCGCGCTTCCACCCAGCCACGACGCATTCGCTCTCTTGTGGTTACTCAGGAACCGTAGGAGAGTGGTCGCTGACATGGAAGAACGCACTTTTCAGTGACTGAGGAACCTTATGGTGACCAAGCAGTTCACGGGCTCACCCGACGAAGCGGACCTGAGGCGCGCGGACTCTCTCGCGCGGGAGATCTTCTCGGACGTCGCCAACAAGTGGGCACTCCTGATCATTGAGGCTCTGGGGGAGCGCACCCTGCGCTTCGGCGAACTGCGGAACGAGATCGAGGGCATCAGCCACAAGATGCTCACCCAGAACCTGCGCATGCTGGAGCGCAACGGCCTGGTCGAGCGGACGGTGCACCCCGTCGTACCGCCGCGGGTCGAGTACACCCTCACGGAGCCGGGCCAAGCCCTGCGGGTGACGATCGACGGACTGTGCGACTGGACCCACCAGTACCTCGGTCACATCGAGACCTCCCGCCACCGCTTCGACACCTGACAGGTTGAGCACTCGCCGGCCGCCCCGCGCGGGGCCGTTCCACCGGCTGCGGCACCGCCGCGTGGTCGACAGAAGCAACCCGTCCGGGTGTGCGGCGGTCTTACCGGGCGTCGTGCTCAGAGGATCAGCCTCTGTCGGCTCGTACTGGTATACCGACCGGAAAGGGCACACTCCATGGTGCTGGATCCCAACTTCTGCCTGGACGTTCCGGAGGGTTTCGACGACTCGGACGCTGAGACCGGGGTGCATCCCATTGCCAGGAAGCTGTTCCCCGCCACCACTGCCGCAGAAGCCTTCAGGAAAGCCCATGAGTGGGTGCGGGAACAAAGGGTCCGCCTCTCAGACGTGTCGTGGGATTTCTTCCACGACGAGGACGAGCCCTACGTACTGAGCATCTATTTCACGTTCGAGCTGGATCCCGAAGACGCCTGATCCACCTCACAGCCGACGGCCACTGCCGACCCCTGGCCTTCCACCTCGTGGCCGGTGCCGTGGTGATGCGCAAGGTGGGGAGGACCGGGGTGGCGTCGGGCAGTTCCAGAGCATTGGTCGCGGTACCGGCGCACGCGTCCGTGCCAGGGGTGTTGGGGCACACGCAGCGAGGAACTCCGCTCCTTGCACAGCCGTTCATCCGCCACCCACATAGCGTGCCGTCCGCCTTCGGCTTCCCGCATCGCAGCACACCGGAGGGCAAACAGCCGCGCCGCGTAGTCCCCTCCACCCTCTCCCGACGGATCGGGTCGGACAGGATCCTTCGCACCCGTCAGTCCTCATGGCTCACGATCGCGGGCCACACGGCCTCCGCAACAATCTCCCCGAGCAGCGGCCTGGTTCCCTCCCACGAATCACGGGGCGTGTGCTCGCGGCGGCCACTTATCCGGGCAGACACCAACAGGCGGCGCAATATGTCCGCGACGGCCAGCCTCAGAACATGTCCTGCCTCACGGGCCTCTACGAGCGCAAGCGCCGAGAAGGCAAGAACCACAAGCAAGCCGTGCTCTTCCTCGCCCGCCGACGAATCAACCCGCCCTGGGTCATGATCCGTAACGGAGCGTTCTACCCACCAGCACCCGCCATCATCGCGGCTTGGCAGCAGCCGATGCGGCTCCCCCGAAGCCTGCCGCCGGTCTCACGATCGCTCTGGTCGCGCTGGCTGTCCAGGTGCACGGGTGGAATTTGCGCGGCCTGCCGGCCGACGCCGTGCAGCTGGTGTTCAGCGATACTCAGCCACGAACTGTGCGCGGTACTGATGTTGGTAGCGGTCGAGCGAGGCCCGCAGAGCTTCGGCCTCACGCGGAAGGTGCTCAGCCAGACCGTCCCAGCCGAGGAAGCGGACGTGATCCGGCATCACGACCAAGCCGGTGATCGCATCCCAGAAGGCGTCCCAGTTCATCCCGTAGAAGGCGGGGAAGCCGAGAGCCTGGCTCAGAGCGGCATGGAGTTGTCGCCCATCGCGGGCGGCGCTGACGTCAATGATGACCACGTCGCATGATCTCAAGAACGGCCGGCCGCGAGCAGGGCGGGCGATCTCCTGTGGTGATCCAGTTTCACCGAGCCTCCTTCGCGAAGGCCGACGGCGAGACCTCCTCGGGTGAAGGCCCGGACCAGGGCCTATTCGTAGTGGGTGCAGCTGCCGTTGGCGTACTTTTGGCCCAGTTGTCGGCGGTCGCGAGATGGAGGCGCCGACCTGGGTTCCAGCTGACTTGCCAAGGGTTCTACGCACGCCGTTCGCCTGACACCATGGTTACCCCCCCTCCGCACATCTCGTCAGAGTGACGTGAATTACCGAACCTGCATCCGCCTACGGATCGGTCTGAGATCCTGAAGGCCGATCGAGAGGGGCCGCAGACATGCAGTGGAAGACCCACGGTGAGCGACAGATCTACACCAACCCTTGGGTGAATCTGTGTCTGGTCGACGTCCAGCAGCCGGACGGACGCAGGTGGGAGTATCACGTCGTTCGGCTCCGGCACCTGGCCGTGGCCGCCGTGGTCAATGACCGCCGTGAGGTCCTGATGATGTGGCGGCATCGCTTCATCACAGACACATGGGCCTGGGAACTGCCCATGGGGCTGGTCGAGGACGGCGAGTCACCGGAGCAGGCGGCGGCCCGCGAAGTCCTGGAAGAGACAGGTTGGCGACCTGGTCCCATCAAGCAACTGATCTATGCGGAGCCCGCCAACGGAATCACCGACTCGCAGCACCACGTCTTCCGCGTGGATGACGCAAGCTATGTTGGGCCGCCGACAGAGAAGAACGAGTCCGACCGCATCGAATGGATCCCCCTCGCCGACGTGCGCGGAATGATCGACCGTCGCGAGATCGTGAGCAGCGGTTCCCTCGTTGGCCTCCTGTACCTGCTCATGGATGAGGTCATCCGCTGACTCGCTTCGGCAGGACTTCCCGTAGGCGTGCCTCGAAGGCCAGGACAACGGGCTCCTGCCGGTGTGGGGCCAGCTGGTCGTAGAACTCCCTCAGATGACCGGTCACGCGCTCGGAGGCCACCGCCGACGCGGGCTCCAGAGCTTGCGTGGCTGTGTGGCACGCCTGGTCCAACTTGCCTTGGTCCAGCTGCGTCCGGGCGAGCCAGAACGCGTGGAACGCGCGACCGCGCTGGTTGATGTGGTTCTCCCTGCGCAAGGCATCCGCGATCAAGGGTTCAGCCGTCGCTGTCTCGCCCAGTCGGCCATGAGCAATGCCGGTATCCACGATGAGCTTCGGCTCGTCGAAATAGGACACCCATGAAGGTTCTGGGTCACCTGCTCGGATCTGCTCGAACTGGCGGTGGGCTTCGGTGATTGCCCCATGCGTGGCAGTCCGGTTGCCGAGGGTGGCATGGGCAAAGGCTTCGCGCATGGACAGCATCGACAGGACGCGCGGGGTGGCGCCGAGGGCGGAGCGGGCTTGGTCCTGGGCGGCGGTCACAAGTGCCAGGGAGTCCGCGGGCTTGTCCTGGTACGTCGCCTGCAAGCTCATACAGGCAAGAACATTGGCCATGAATTGGCGTTCGTCGATCACCTTGGCCAGTTGCAGCGCTTCGGTGAAGTATGCGCGGGCCTGGTTGTACTGGCGGGCGTCGAAGTAGGTCCAGCCTGTGAGGCGTGCCAGCTCGGCTGCGATTCCGTACAGGCCGTGCTGGATGAGCGTCGGCCTACTCTCCTTCAGGAGCCCGACGACGTAGCGGAGCTGGCCAACGACCGCCGGCCTCAGAGCCTCGCCGCCGTGCTGGTCGTCGCGTCGCCAGTAGTCCTCGATCGAAGACCGAAGCGCGTCAAGCGTGGCCGGACTCAGGCTGGTTCGCGAGGCCATCGCAAGGATGCTGTCCACATCTGGGCCTGGCAGAGCGGCGAGCGCCGACTGCTCCGGCTCAAGCACTTGAGGAGCCTCGCGCTCGTTGACAACGAAGGCTTGGGGCGTCTCCCACAAACGCCGGGCAAGCCCGAGCATGTGCCCTGGGATACGCAAGCCATCCGCAATGCGCTCGATGACATCCATGTGCAGCAACTGACGTCGGCCGGCGATTACTTCGCCGACGCGACTTGGTGTTAGCTCGCACCGTCTTGCGATCATCGACGGGTAAATGCCCGCTCTGGTCTTGACCAGCCGGAAGACCCTGGTGAAGTCCCGAACCCGACACGCGTTGAGCATCTCGGGGTCAGTGAGCAGCCTGGCAGGGAGTTCCTGCGGCCGGGACGCTTCGGGCATCGGCAAGCTCCCACAGACGAGGGCCACGCAACGTCGCTGATTCTCTACCTGTCGTGACCTTACCCAAGTTGGGTAATCAGCCGGGCCTTTTGGCGGCGCTTCACGGGTCGCGATCCTGCTGTGCATGGCGAGCAACCAGCAGACCAGACCGGGCATCGGTGAACTGGCCAAGGACACGGCCAGTGGACGCATTGGCGTCCTCATGGGCGAGACGGGTGGCCGTGTGCAGATGCGGCCGATACGCGGCGGCATTGAGTGGGACGCCATGCCCGACAAGGTCGCGGCACTCAGCGCGCGGGAAGAGCTGAGCGCCCGCCTGGCCGTGAAGAACAACAACAGCAGGGTCGGTCTGTGATGCGCGTCATCGGCCGGTGCGCCGGGGTCCTGTTCATCATCTGCATCAGCGGCTCGTGCGGCCTGGTGCTCGGAATGGCCCTCGGCACCAGCCAGTAGACCGGTCCGCCCTGGACGGGTGCCAACTACGGCTCCCCCGTCCCCGTTCAGGGCGGGCCATCCACGCCCGCTCCCGGTCGTCTACGAGCCGAGCTCGGCGACGACCGGGAGCTGGAGGTAACTGCCAAGCACCGCCTCACACCAAGGAGACGTACGCATGACGACAACGGCGAACGACCAGAAGACCGGCCGCGCGGTGGCCGGCGAGGAACTGTTCTATAGCCTCGCCCACTTCGTGGTTACCCACAACGGACAGCCGCCCGAGCGTGCCGAGCGGATCGCGGACCAGGCCATTGCCTTCCTGGTCACCGCGGCCACCGCCACCGTCCCGATGGTCCCGTCCGACGACGTCGACCTGGGCCTGCACGCGCTCATCCTGCACACCGAGGAGTACGCCGAGCTCTGCGAGACCCATGCGGGCCGCTTCCTGCACCACAACCCAAAGCCGGGTGGTGGCGGGCGCGATCCGGAAGTGCTCGCTGCCTCGGCGCACGCCATGAAGGCTGCCGGGTTCATGGTCTTCGATGACCTGTGGACTGTGGACGGCGAAAACCTCGCGCAGTGCGACTCGGACTGCGGCCGACCGTACGGTCAGGCGTAGTCCTCGGCAGCAGCGACGTGGCCGGCCTCTGCTCGGGGTCGGCCGCGCCCCATTGGAAGGAGAAGTGACCTTGTCCGGCCCAACCCCTGAACTGCCGTTCGTTTTGTTCGACGCGCTGGTGCCCACGGCTCAGCGCCTCGTACTCAACCGCCGGGGCTCCACGGTCTGGGACGTGGAGAGCCACCGCGGACGGTACGCCGTGAAGCTCGGCCATCCGATCGAAGCAACTCCCGAATGGCCTGCACAGCCCTGGACTGCCCTCGCACCCGCGCGCGAGGGTGTCGTTCTGCACCGCCTCGGCTCCGACGAGATCGCCTACGGCGAGTGGGAGCGCGGGACATGGAACATCCAGCCATGGCACGAGGGTCCCGACCTGTACCGGTTGTGGAAGCCATGC
This region includes:
- a CDS encoding IS5 family transposase, encoding MSAAGDGYPSDLTDEQWALIEPLLPAPRTGRKGGRREKHPRRRIVDAILYLARTGCQWRYLPKDFPPFQTVYWYFTWWHDDGTVERVHDALRVKVREADGRSAEPSAGLVDSQSVRAADTVPKSTSGFDAGKKTKGRKRFIVTDTLGLLLAVHVLAASVQDRDGAKRSLLWTRLDHPTIEKIWADQGFAGRLVEWSSAVLHRTLEIVRKDPGQRGFKVQPKRWAVERTFAWITTRRRLACDYERNPAHSETMIRWAMTDLILRRLTRGRPATRQGPRPLRKITP
- a CDS encoding FadR/GntR family transcriptional regulator, yielding MTTEGQGLHIHVLDTLGLAITAGEYPTGSVVRTDEVAQRFDVSRTVVREVVRVLESMHLVESRRRVGVTVRPTEEWNVYDPRVIRWRLAGSDRPRQLRSLTVLRSAIEPVAAGLAARNATPEQCAALTEQALGMVATSRGHQLEKYLEHDVAFHRIVLNASGNEMFARLGDVVAEVLTGRTHHQVMFDDPDPAAVTLHVQVAEAVRGGDAARAEEITRQIAVGALAELEVLAP
- a CDS encoding gluconokinase: MSSPHVVVVMGVAGTGKTTIGPLLAAALGVPYAEGDDFHPPANIAKMSAGTPLDDADRRPWLDAIGLWAHGRAGLGGVVSSSALKRSYRDRLRAAAPDAVFLHLTGDRPLIEQRMSERTGHFMPTALLDSQFATLQPLGDDEAGVAVDVSGTPEEITERAVAALRRLEN
- a CDS encoding gluconate:H+ symporter, coding for MTSLSVETLAAAATETITSAGNAQLGMAVLAGIAVIVLLITKFKVHAFLALTIGSLALGAFAGAPLDKTITSFTTGLGVTVAGVGVLIALGAILGKLLADSGGADQIVDTILARASGRAMPWAMVLIASVIGLPLFFEVGIVLLIPVVLLVAKRGNYSLMRIGIPALAGLSVMHGLIPPHPGPLVAIDAIGADLGVTLALGVVVAIPTVIIAGPVFSRYAARWVDIPAPERMIPTRPSEDLERRPGFGATVATVLLPVVLMLVKALVDVVVDNPEHGLQRVTDVIGSPLIALLAAVIVGMFTLGRAAGFTKERLSTTVEKSLVPIAGILLIVGAGGGFKQTLIDVGVGQMILDFSKDWSIPALLLAWLIAVAIRLATGSATVATISAAGLVAPLAAGMSTSESALLVLAIGAGSLFFSHVNDAGFWLVKEYFGMTVGQTIKTWSVMETIISVVGLGFVLLLSLVL
- a CDS encoding cytochrome b/b6 domain-containing protein, which codes for MTSTPGSAGPTAAATPPPSERPVRVRRFSRAERWVHRTTAALMLLCVVTAAALYVPQIAELVGRRYLVVTVHQWSGLLLPVPFLLGLASRAFRADLRRLNRFGPHDRTWLRAVRRRDHRPKARPAGKFNAGQKVYSAWIAGAVLVMLATGLLMWFTSLTPLVWRTSATFVHDWLSLAVGIVLFGHIGMALADPESRRGMRTGSVERPWAKREHPLWLEDE
- a CDS encoding molybdopterin-dependent oxidoreductase, with amino-acid sequence MLGLGAAGVATAPYLQRGLESFLGAAADKDPTGLSGLLPNGGGFRYYSVASSVPRKSGQNYRLTVDGLVDRPTTYTLDALRKLPQTRVVRDVQCVTGWRVPDTPFAGVKLSLLLDAAGVRAQGRAIRFTCFDGTYSESLTLPQARRDDVLVCLQMQDKPLSHSHGGPVRLYVAPMYFYKSAKWLSGITVTSDVRPGYWEERGYDVDAWVGRSNGRSDTPTV
- a CDS encoding ASCH domain-containing protein, which gives rise to MDKRENREPLKPYLLALPGPLRDRLVAAVLSGRKVSTTGLLAEYEAEKEELPPVGERSALIDSDGHEVAVVELTEVRVLPLGEVDLQHALDEGEGHVSVAGWRAAHERFWHSEEMREALGDPEFEVDDETLVVAERFQVVERF
- a CDS encoding SDR family NAD(P)-dependent oxidoreductase — encoded protein: MRMEQADRPVALVSGSTSGIGEAVARRLAADGMRVVVHSRRSAEAGEALAAELGGAYVRADLAVEEEARGLVEAALGRYGRLDVLVNNAGISRPIPHDDLAAATPADWRQLLEVNLIAPWVLCTAALPALRQSPGGGSIVNVTSHAGVRPKGSSVPYAASKAALNHVTRLLAAALGPEVRVNAVAPGLVDTPMTKDWAQAHELWRDRAPMRRPAQPADVADLVAALIAGTYLTGEVIVLDGGLNLT
- a CDS encoding RidA family protein, whose translation is MAITLVNPNGLPEIDAYRQVSIATGSKLVFIAGQVAWDVDGVTVGEGDLAAQVEQCYLNIGIALAEAGGSFDDVAKLTVYVVDWTPDKMPRLMEGIARATAKLGVTPVPPATLLGVAALDVPDHLVEIEATAVID
- a CDS encoding helix-turn-helix domain-containing protein; its protein translation is MVTKQFTGSPDEADLRRADSLAREIFSDVANKWALLIIEALGERTLRFGELRNEIEGISHKMLTQNLRMLERNGLVERTVHPVVPPRVEYTLTEPGQALRVTIDGLCDWTHQYLGHIETSRHRFDT
- a CDS encoding barstar family protein, which translates into the protein MVIIDVSAARDGRQLHAALSQALGFPAFYGMNWDAFWDAITGLVVMPDHVRFLGWDGLAEHLPREAEALRASLDRYQHQYRAQFVAEYR
- a CDS encoding NUDIX hydrolase → MQWKTHGERQIYTNPWVNLCLVDVQQPDGRRWEYHVVRLRHLAVAAVVNDRREVLMMWRHRFITDTWAWELPMGLVEDGESPEQAAAREVLEETGWRPGPIKQLIYAEPANGITDSQHHVFRVDDASYVGPPTEKNESDRIEWIPLADVRGMIDRREIVSSGSLVGLLYLLMDEVIR